Proteins encoded in a region of the Trichosurus vulpecula isolate mTriVul1 chromosome 9, mTriVul1.pri, whole genome shotgun sequence genome:
- the LOC118832084 gene encoding A-kinase anchor protein 7-like, which produces METLQQDAECAFSLRSPARAENFEWDFGCHMEACDDSVLLKNKADPRVDQGVLRKDLRLVVPVVTEINLKRGQENMVPGKEDPMKKKKKKKKDYRPNYFLSIPITNKEITRGIQTLQNTIIQQDKRLSKVMTNCGSFHVTLLVMHLLNEEEVNISIGALLETKTLIEEILQGRDLNLPFQGIGNFGNQVGFVKLAEGDHVATLLEIAEAAKRAFQERGILAGENRSFKPHLTFTKLSKSPELRRKGVNRIDPELYEKFADHKFGEESLYRIDLCSMLKKKQNNGYYHCESSIVIGKKPAIIMDLIKEALLGERLGVLSKVKQIKDLLSKPEIQAQIKSYLK; this is translated from the exons aTGGAAACTCTGCAGCAAGACGCTGAGTGTGCTTTTTCCCTGCGTTCCCCAGCCagagcagagaactttgag tgggactttgggtgccacatGGAAGCCTGCGATGAcagtgtgctgctgaagaa caaaGCCGACCCGCGTGTGGACCAAGGAGTGCTGAGAAAGGACTTGAGGCTAGTGGTACCTGTTGTAACCGAAATAAATTTGAAGAGAGGACAGGAAAATATGGTGCCAGGGAAAGAAGatccaatgaagaagaagaagaaaaagaaaaaagattatcgACCTAATTATTTCCTCTCTATTCCCATCACCAACAAAGAGATTACAAGAGGAATTCAGACTCTGCAAAACACAATAATACAGCAAGATAAACGACTCTCCAAAGTAATGACCAATTGTGGTTCCTTCCATGTTACCCTCCTTGTGATGCATTTACTAAATGAAGAGGAAGTTAACATAAGTATAGGTGCTCTTTTGGAGACAAAAACACTAATAGAAGAAATACTACAAGGAAGAGATTTAAATTTACCCTTTCAAGGAATTGGTAATTTTGGAAATCAGGTTGGATTTGTGAAGTTGGCAGAAGGTGATCATGTAGCTACACTTCTTGAGATAGCAGAGGCAGCTAAGAGAGCATTTCAAGAAAGAGGTATCTTGGCAGGAGAAAACAGAAGTTTCAAGCCCCATCTGACCTTCACGAAACTGTCAAAATCACCAGAGCTCAGAAGAAAGGGAGTGAACAGAATAGACCCTGAACTCTATGAAAAATTTGCAGACCACAAATTTGGAGAAGAATCATTGTACCGAATAGACCTTTGTTCCATgctgaagaaaaagcaaaacaatggCTACTACCACTGTGAATCTTCCATTGTGATTG GCAAGAAACCTGCCATAATCATGGACTTAATTAAGGAAGCTTTGCTTGGAGAAAGGCTGGGTGTGTTGTCCAAAGTCAAACAGATAAAGGACCTTTTATCAAAACCTGAGATCCAGGCTCAAATCAAGAGTTATTTGAAGTAA